The following are encoded together in the Azospirillum lipoferum 4B genome:
- the era gene encoding GTPase Era gives MPEHPRCGFIALVGAPNAGKSTLLNAMIGSKVSIVSPKVQTTRTRVLGITIQGDAQMIFVDTPGIFKPKRRLDRAMVAAAWQGAEDADVIGVLYDVSRRSIDEDTRSIVARLKEQGREAILILNKIDLVKRDVLLGIADAFRQEGIFSDIFMVSAFTEDGVADLKQFLADRLPEGPWHFPEDQISDMPMRLLAAEITREKLFLQLHQELPYSATVETEVWEEFEDGSVKISQVIFVQRESQKAIVLGKGGQRIKALGSAARGELQGMLERRVHLILFVKVREGWVDDPERYSAWGLDFGAS, from the coding sequence ATGCCGGAACATCCGCGCTGCGGCTTCATCGCCCTGGTCGGCGCGCCGAATGCCGGCAAATCCACGCTGCTGAACGCGATGATCGGCAGCAAGGTGTCGATCGTCAGCCCGAAGGTGCAGACCACCCGCACCCGCGTGCTGGGCATCACCATCCAGGGCGATGCCCAGATGATCTTCGTCGACACCCCCGGCATCTTCAAGCCGAAGCGCCGGCTGGACCGCGCCATGGTGGCGGCGGCCTGGCAGGGAGCGGAGGACGCCGACGTCATCGGCGTGCTGTACGACGTGTCGCGCCGCTCCATCGACGAGGACACCCGCAGCATCGTCGCCCGCCTGAAGGAACAGGGGCGCGAGGCGATCCTGATCCTGAACAAGATCGATCTGGTCAAGCGCGACGTCCTGCTGGGCATCGCCGACGCCTTCCGGCAGGAGGGGATCTTCTCCGACATCTTCATGGTGTCGGCCTTCACCGAGGATGGCGTCGCCGACCTGAAGCAGTTCCTGGCCGACCGGCTGCCGGAAGGGCCGTGGCACTTCCCGGAGGACCAGATCTCCGACATGCCCATGCGTCTGCTTGCGGCGGAGATCACCCGGGAGAAGCTGTTCCTGCAGCTTCACCAGGAACTTCCCTATTCCGCCACGGTCGAGACCGAGGTGTGGGAGGAGTTCGAGGACGGGTCGGTCAAGATCTCGCAGGTCATCTTCGTGCAGCGCGAAAGCCAGAAGGCCATCGTGCTGGGCAAGGGCGGCCAGCGGATCAAGGCTCTCGGTTCCGCCGCGCGCGGCGAGTTGCAGGGAATGCTGGAGCGCCGCGTCCACCTGATCCTGTTCGTGAAGGTGCGCGAGGGCTGGGTCGACGATCCTGAACGCTATTCGGCCTGGGGCCTGGATTTCGGGGCTTCGTAA
- a CDS encoding (2Fe-2S)-binding protein → MYVCICHALNDKKVKAALDNGATNPASVFRHHNCQVQCGKCVPMMRSMASEHRAAMAQHAATVAATAVPAPCCGTAVPEPANAEAVPAYAIAAE, encoded by the coding sequence ATGTACGTCTGCATCTGCCACGCGTTGAACGACAAGAAGGTCAAGGCTGCGCTGGACAATGGCGCTACTAACCCGGCCTCGGTGTTCCGCCATCACAATTGCCAGGTCCAGTGCGGCAAATGCGTGCCGATGATGCGCAGCATGGCCAGCGAGCATCGCGCCGCCATGGCCCAGCATGCCGCTACCGTGGCTGCGACCGCCGTGCCGGCCCCCTGCTGCGGCACTGCGGTGCCCGAACCGGCCAATGCCGAAGCGGTTCCGGCCTATGCCATCGCGGCCGAATAA
- a CDS encoding patatin-like phospholipase family protein, whose amino-acid sequence MAKGTDLKIGLALGSGAARGWAHIGVLRALEEIGIEPDIICGTSIGAAVGAAYLTDQMDELQSWAQKMGWLGMLGIIDLTFRRGGLVAAEKAFGRFDNERSNILIENLRRPFATVATDLSTGREIWLRDGPLMSAVMASAAMPGLFPAVRRDHHLLVDGALVNPVPVSLCRALGADVVVAVNLNSELSPLGRPNGRGNGGRSNGKPAAKAPVPEAAAAGGDAGSPALSHLTSQISTWLGRKPSRRTRFIADQIDDAHAQKPMPNALEVMAGSIDIMQDRITRSRLAGEPPDVLIAPRLAHIGILEFDRAAEAVEIGHAAASMLRPSIELALRRA is encoded by the coding sequence ATGGCGAAAGGAACCGACCTGAAGATCGGGCTTGCGTTGGGAAGCGGTGCCGCCCGGGGTTGGGCTCATATCGGCGTCCTGCGCGCGCTGGAAGAGATCGGGATCGAACCGGACATAATCTGCGGCACCTCCATCGGCGCCGCCGTCGGGGCCGCCTACCTGACCGACCAGATGGACGAGCTTCAGTCCTGGGCGCAAAAGATGGGCTGGCTCGGCATGCTGGGCATCATCGATCTCACCTTCCGGCGCGGCGGTCTGGTCGCCGCGGAAAAGGCGTTCGGCCGTTTCGACAACGAACGCAGCAACATCCTCATCGAGAATCTGCGGCGTCCCTTCGCCACGGTCGCCACCGACCTGTCGACCGGGCGGGAGATCTGGCTGCGCGACGGGCCCCTGATGTCGGCGGTGATGGCGTCGGCGGCGATGCCCGGCCTGTTTCCCGCAGTGCGGCGCGACCATCACCTGCTGGTGGACGGCGCGCTGGTCAACCCGGTGCCGGTATCGCTCTGCCGGGCGCTTGGGGCCGACGTGGTGGTGGCGGTGAACCTGAACAGCGAACTGTCTCCGCTCGGCCGCCCCAACGGGCGGGGAAACGGCGGGCGTTCGAACGGCAAGCCCGCCGCCAAGGCCCCGGTGCCCGAGGCGGCGGCAGCCGGCGGCGATGCCGGCTCCCCCGCCCTGTCACACCTGACCAGCCAGATCTCCACCTGGCTCGGCCGCAAGCCCAGCCGGCGCACCCGCTTCATCGCCGATCAGATCGACGACGCCCATGCCCAGAAACCGATGCCGAACGCGCTGGAGGTGATGGCGGGCTCTATCGACATCATGCAGGACCGCATCACCCGATCCCGTCTTGCCGGCGAGCCGCCGGACGTTCTGATCGCACCCAGGCTTGCCCATATCGGCATCCTGGAGTTCGACCGCGCGGCGGAGGCGGTGGAAATCGGCCATGCCGCCGCTTCCATGCTCCGCCCGTCGATTGAACTTGCCCTGCGCCGCGCCTGA
- a CDS encoding M10 family metallopeptidase C-terminal domain-containing protein: MSQSTLTDYISALLPSGTPHWGTGGTVLDGSSVGSAVTVTYAFATSSRQVAGADASGFAAMNSAQRTAVRQALAAWSAVANITFVETTDVSSATLRFGTNRQNGESAAYAYYPSSSAQGGDVFLANDSAGNVNPTAGSYAYMTVIHEIGHALGLKHPGNYNAGSSEGTEGPYLPSTTDNYAYSIMSYNDNTALPAGTYLTGPSLYDIAAIQYLYGANTSTGAGDTSYTLNTGSFTTLWDPNGRNTLNGSAQTVSLSLDLRAGYFSSAGATTFLALAYGTTVQLAIGGSGDDSITVNTLGNVLDGGSGTDTAVFSGSRSQYRVQQLDGSRFIVNGADGIDLLTNIEYLRFSDTGTTLSASVSGSFDALRYIASNADLIAAFRTDTAAATQHLTSFGVYEGRSLSGFDPYNYLAGYGDLLNTFGSDVGAATRHFIEYGYREGRNSTLFDTLSYQASNPDLIAAFGSDREAVELHYIVNGRFEGRSFTAFNATAYLAANPDVNAAVGGSIAGAKQHYVSYGYAEGRALA; the protein is encoded by the coding sequence ATGAGCCAGTCCACGCTGACCGATTACATCTCCGCCCTCCTTCCGAGCGGAACGCCGCATTGGGGTACCGGCGGAACGGTGCTGGACGGAAGCTCCGTCGGCTCTGCTGTCACCGTGACCTATGCCTTCGCGACCAGTTCGCGTCAGGTGGCCGGTGCCGATGCAAGCGGCTTCGCGGCGATGAACAGCGCACAGCGCACCGCCGTCCGTCAGGCATTGGCGGCCTGGAGTGCCGTGGCCAACATCACCTTCGTCGAGACGACCGACGTTTCCAGCGCCACGCTGCGCTTCGGCACCAACCGCCAGAACGGCGAATCGGCTGCCTATGCCTATTACCCGTCCAGCTCGGCACAGGGCGGCGACGTCTTCCTGGCCAACGACAGTGCCGGCAACGTCAACCCCACGGCGGGTAGCTATGCCTACATGACGGTCATCCACGAGATCGGCCATGCGTTGGGTCTCAAGCATCCCGGCAATTACAACGCCGGCAGCAGCGAGGGAACCGAGGGCCCCTACCTGCCCTCGACCACGGACAATTATGCGTACAGCATCATGTCCTACAACGACAACACCGCCCTGCCGGCGGGAACCTACCTGACCGGACCGAGCCTCTACGACATCGCGGCGATCCAGTATCTCTACGGCGCCAACACGTCCACCGGTGCAGGCGATACCAGCTACACCCTGAACACCGGCAGCTTCACCACGCTGTGGGATCCGAACGGCCGCAACACACTGAACGGCAGCGCACAGACGGTCTCGCTGTCGCTGGATCTGCGGGCGGGCTATTTCAGCAGCGCCGGAGCCACGACCTTCCTGGCGCTGGCCTATGGCACCACGGTCCAACTGGCGATCGGCGGCAGCGGCGACGACAGCATCACCGTCAATACGCTGGGGAACGTCCTGGACGGCGGCAGCGGCACCGACACCGCCGTGTTCAGCGGCAGCCGGTCGCAATACCGCGTACAGCAGTTGGACGGCAGCCGTTTCATCGTCAATGGCGCCGACGGGATCGACCTGCTGACCAATATCGAGTATCTGCGCTTTTCCGATACCGGCACGACCCTGTCGGCGAGCGTGTCCGGCAGTTTCGACGCCTTGCGCTACATCGCGTCCAACGCCGACCTGATCGCGGCCTTCCGCACCGACACCGCCGCAGCGACGCAGCACCTCACCAGCTTCGGCGTCTATGAGGGGCGCAGCCTGAGCGGCTTCGATCCCTACAATTATCTGGCCGGCTATGGCGACCTGCTGAACACCTTCGGCAGCGATGTCGGCGCAGCGACCCGCCATTTCATCGAATACGGGTATCGCGAGGGCCGCAACTCCACCCTGTTCGACACGCTGTCGTATCAGGCCAGCAACCCAGACCTGATCGCCGCCTTCGGAAGCGACCGAGAGGCGGTGGAGCTTCATTACATCGTCAACGGACGTTTCGAAGGCCGCTCCTTCACCGCCTTCAATGCCACCGCCTATCTGGCCGCCAACCCCGACGTGAATGCCGCGGTCGGCGGCAGCATTGCCGGGGCAAAGCAGCATTATGTGAGCTACGGCTACGCCGAAGGACGGGCGCTCGCCTGA
- a CDS encoding flagellar motor protein MotB — translation MLAGKPTSGFTSGRATQGRGPGPAGIGFPTLRAGRGGGGLGSGQEHANPNNGSILLLLSLFLLLLVFFIVLNAHSVQTVQKVKAVAASLERTFPSFVIDPRLRDGTETVASRAGTVFAVQRLDGVGTLFATEIAVAKVEVVAPGRLLEVRLPADDLFVAGTMTLRPDRQGLIDRIADALRQSRQGERVELDALLGIGPTGTPSQPPGPVARAGALARALIADGAPARNVTVGIERGEPGGVRLLFSLRWDENGTAKRRPEVRK, via the coding sequence ATGCTGGCCGGCAAACCCACCAGCGGGTTCACCAGCGGTCGGGCGACCCAAGGCCGCGGACCGGGTCCGGCCGGCATCGGGTTTCCGACGCTGCGGGCCGGCCGTGGGGGTGGGGGCCTTGGGAGCGGGCAGGAACATGCCAACCCCAACAATGGCAGCATCCTGCTGCTGCTGTCGCTGTTCCTGCTGCTGCTGGTCTTCTTCATCGTGCTCAACGCCCATTCGGTGCAGACCGTGCAGAAAGTGAAGGCGGTCGCCGCCTCGCTGGAGCGGACCTTCCCGAGTTTCGTCATCGATCCGCGCCTGCGCGACGGGACGGAGACGGTGGCATCGCGGGCGGGGACGGTCTTCGCGGTTCAGCGGCTCGACGGTGTCGGCACGCTGTTCGCCACCGAAATCGCGGTCGCAAAGGTGGAGGTGGTCGCTCCCGGCCGGCTGCTGGAGGTGCGTCTGCCCGCCGACGACCTGTTCGTTGCCGGCACCATGACGCTGCGGCCGGATCGCCAGGGACTGATCGACCGGATCGCCGATGCGCTGCGCCAGTCGCGCCAGGGCGAGCGGGTGGAACTGGACGCGCTGCTCGGCATCGGCCCGACGGGCACGCCCAGCCAGCCGCCGGGACCGGTCGCCCGTGCCGGAGCCTTGGCCCGCGCGCTGATCGCCGACGGCGCACCGGCCCGCAACGTCACCGTCGGCATCGAGCGCGGCGAGCCGGGCGGGGTGCGCCTGCTGTTTTCCCTGCGCTGGGACGAGAATGGGACGGCCAAGCGCCGGCCGGAGGTGCGGAAGTGA
- a CDS encoding SAM-dependent methyltransferase, with protein MDDSIPQSTSASLPQTASGETAPGESAPGAAVTPLGQTVYLAADGFLDDLVAELGEVAAVDGRLVFVDGPARPAAWAQNIWYDPVRIEFASIKGGAKALRGIQRNWALWSQRHHRRAALIQENLPHVSAKPVVFPSPLPTAPLGSWTLTDESTIIAAARCSSPFRNGEVTFVENRTAPPNRAYLKLWEALTLFGEQPGPGDRCLDLGACPGGWTWVLHELGASVVSVDKAPLDPAIAALPRVEIRQESAFGLKPATVGPVDWLCCDVICYPTRLLRLVKEWMDSGLAKRFVCTLKFQAETDHETARAFAAIPGGRVLHLHHNKHELTWIWPAT; from the coding sequence ATGGACGACAGCATCCCCCAAAGCACCTCCGCTTCCCTGCCGCAGACCGCTTCCGGTGAGACCGCTCCCGGTGAGAGCGCTCCGGGCGCGGCGGTGACCCCGCTCGGCCAGACGGTCTATCTGGCGGCCGATGGCTTCCTCGACGATCTGGTGGCGGAATTGGGGGAGGTCGCAGCGGTCGACGGCCGGCTGGTCTTCGTCGATGGCCCGGCACGGCCGGCGGCCTGGGCGCAGAACATCTGGTACGACCCGGTGCGCATCGAATTCGCCTCGATCAAGGGCGGGGCGAAGGCGCTGCGCGGCATCCAGCGCAATTGGGCGCTGTGGTCGCAACGGCACCACCGCCGCGCCGCCCTGATCCAGGAGAACCTGCCGCATGTCTCGGCCAAGCCGGTGGTCTTCCCGTCGCCGCTGCCGACGGCGCCGCTGGGGTCGTGGACCCTGACCGACGAGTCCACCATCATCGCCGCCGCGCGCTGTTCCAGCCCCTTCCGCAACGGCGAGGTCACCTTCGTCGAGAACCGCACCGCTCCGCCCAACCGCGCCTATCTGAAGCTTTGGGAGGCGCTGACCCTGTTCGGGGAGCAGCCGGGGCCGGGCGACCGCTGTCTCGACCTCGGCGCCTGTCCCGGCGGCTGGACCTGGGTGCTGCACGAGCTGGGCGCTTCGGTGGTCAGCGTCGACAAGGCGCCGCTCGATCCCGCCATCGCCGCCCTGCCGCGGGTGGAAATCCGTCAGGAAAGTGCCTTCGGCCTGAAGCCGGCGACGGTCGGTCCAGTGGACTGGCTGTGCTGCGACGTGATCTGCTATCCGACCCGCCTCTTGCGGCTGGTGAAGGAGTGGATGGACAGCGGGCTGGCCAAGCGCTTCGTCTGCACGCTGAAGTTCCAGGCCGAAACCGACCACGAGACCGCCCGCGCCTTCGCCGCGATCCCCGGCGGCCGGGTGCTCCACCTCCACCACAACAAGCACGAGCTGACTTGGATCTGGCCGGCGACGTAA
- a CDS encoding flagellar motor protein MotB, which yields MIRVPNISRRSGAEDRGGQRKTLWLISFTDLISLMLAFFVLMYSMSEPEAERWTRLAKGVAESIPAARSTAAAPSDRPADPSAAFNAQAVEQRAAIDLHYLAALLGSQLRSNAELSVVDVRREDDRVVIRLPGERMFDPTGAAFTEGGRRVLFLLGAVIGRIGNRIELVGHAEREDPAGGVAWERALTRAVAVSAALRETGYRRDLVARAVMMPVEGAGGGRLPVDIVVREEGAD from the coding sequence GTGATCCGCGTTCCCAACATATCCCGCAGGTCGGGAGCCGAGGATCGCGGCGGGCAGCGCAAGACGCTGTGGCTGATCAGCTTTACCGACCTGATCTCCTTGATGCTCGCCTTCTTCGTTCTGATGTATTCGATGAGCGAGCCGGAGGCCGAGCGCTGGACCCGTCTGGCCAAGGGCGTGGCGGAGTCGATTCCCGCCGCTCGCTCGACCGCCGCCGCACCGTCCGACCGGCCGGCCGACCCGTCGGCAGCCTTCAACGCTCAAGCGGTGGAGCAGCGGGCAGCCATCGACCTTCATTATCTGGCGGCCCTGCTGGGCAGCCAGCTGCGGTCGAACGCCGAGCTGTCGGTGGTCGATGTCCGGCGCGAGGACGACCGCGTCGTCATCCGCCTGCCGGGGGAACGGATGTTCGACCCGACCGGCGCCGCCTTCACCGAGGGGGGGCGGCGGGTGCTGTTTCTGCTGGGCGCGGTCATCGGCCGCATCGGCAATCGGATCGAGCTGGTCGGCCATGCCGAGCGCGAGGATCCGGCCGGCGGCGTGGCCTGGGAACGGGCGCTGACCAGGGCGGTCGCCGTTTCCGCGGCATTGCGGGAGACCGGCTATCGCCGCGATCTGGTGGCACGGGCGGTGATGATGCCGGTCGAAGGGGCTGGCGGCGGACGCCTGCCGGTGGATATCGTGGTGCGAGAGGAAGGAGCGGATTGA
- a CDS encoding protein phosphatase CheZ, which translates to MTFSAHSAVTEQKLLRQRLDAAFAEAAKPLSREEVTDIVRTILGSMDGDISATDLRLYKEVVDLAKYIETAKQEIAALQPAEIRDEHIRTATDELDAVIGATEKATFAIFDACDAIGAIAGQSDAETAVKLNDQITAIYEACNFQDITGQRISKVVRTLKHIESKVDMIVAAFGSEVRQNHAPRLAKLAAEDAEAAVHYEPMSAEEADKQLLHGPQLPGNAMDQDEIDRLLASFD; encoded by the coding sequence ATGACCTTCTCCGCCCATTCCGCCGTGACGGAACAGAAGCTTCTGAGACAGCGCCTCGACGCCGCCTTTGCGGAGGCCGCCAAGCCCCTGTCGCGGGAGGAGGTGACGGACATCGTCCGGACCATCCTGGGCAGCATGGACGGTGACATCTCCGCCACCGACCTGCGCCTCTACAAGGAGGTCGTCGACCTCGCCAAATACATCGAGACGGCCAAGCAGGAGATCGCGGCGCTCCAGCCCGCGGAAATCCGCGACGAGCATATCCGCACCGCCACGGACGAGCTGGACGCGGTGATCGGCGCGACCGAGAAGGCGACCTTCGCCATCTTCGACGCCTGCGACGCCATCGGCGCCATCGCCGGGCAGTCGGATGCGGAAACCGCGGTCAAGTTGAACGACCAGATCACGGCGATCTACGAGGCCTGCAACTTCCAGGACATTACCGGCCAGCGCATCAGCAAGGTGGTGCGGACTCTGAAGCACATCGAATCGAAGGTGGACATGATCGTCGCCGCCTTCGGCAGCGAGGTGCGCCAGAACCATGCCCCCCGGCTGGCCAAGCTGGCGGCGGAGGACGCGGAGGCGGCCGTCCATTACGAACCGATGAGTGCGGAGGAGGCGGACAAGCAGCTTCTGCATGGGCCGCAGCTGCCGGGCAACGCCATGGACCAGGACGAGATCGACCGCCTGCTCGCCAGCTTCGACTGA
- a CDS encoding tetratricopeptide repeat protein has product MTDRSAYRRKRWLRGCAAAVALSAVPVLLSPLSADAATVPVRGGTHKEFGRLVFDWPGKVDFTASVDGGRLVVSFTEPINAQLDRLVRALPDYLAGGRVEPDGKTLSFDLKRPVSLKSFRNGNAVAIDLSPAAAQSTAAQPTAAQPAPAQPAETASAGTEPAKAEAAKPVPSAGRVRVRGADQPDQSRLTFDWPSPVGYSVKRDGAAVTVFFDKGGSADLSAVAKAKLRNIQNVESFRQPDGALAVTLAVPQDAEVSDSASGKSVILSVGNPGSRAGLPKTEAMPPAAGSQGAMPPQIGQGSGQGSSQAPATDGPVVASTTTSRSATAANAATATPAATPAAAPAASAQPAPPAVAKAAPVAPVDAKGQPAAGLTGPVLTFETGGPSSIAVYPRAGQLYVVFDRPMPIGAGKLSGPGSELMGAVEPVPATGGSVFRTKIGPMVWPTVERQGTTWRILSSGRPANMGSAGDLRVEPDPDFLLGARLLVRAPDAANVVQFADPDVGDRIQVVPLSSPGQGLPEPHRYPDLEVMPSYQGVVVRPISDNVTVRAVKEGVELTTAGGLHLSSAADSGNPAVAPPPGAMPAPAQQSAPQPVPAQLAAAPQPVPATGGASSMEPPKAQPAQAQGRRLFNLPAWKHGDLDNFTQARQDLQLAVVNAPESERAKAQLDLARFYFANGFGQETLGLLDVLQQNQPDLEGWPEFRALRGAARVLTGDLEGGEADLSIPSLANNPEANLWRAAIAADRRDWPKAMAGFKASGQILNSYPEPMIGKLGLRAAEAALETRDTATAKRLFDRVIEHSGPEQEENPQTQYLRGLLYAQTGETEQAREQLTAAYNSYDRFYRAKAGLALTNLELSEGKMSPTAAAEQLAGLTFTWRGDDLEMQIRSRMGEVLIAGGEYAKGFNTMKETAALVADTPRAEAITKEMSRIFADLFKDGAQRLPTLDALQLYDQFRELTPVGEAGDEIIRQLAERLISIDLLNRAADLLQHQVEFRLSGLDKARIGTRLASVRLLDNKPDEALKALELSNIAGLPADLAAERRLMQAKALAELNRGDEAMQLLAQDDSINANLLRVDIAWKGQKWDAAALALNKVIGPPPSPAKPLDPNMSQLVLNRAVALALAGDGNGLNLLKKDFEGSMKGGPNEDAFRILTRPEQAMGLIDVGTIRSRVAEVDMFKKFLKEYRGGKQPADKPTS; this is encoded by the coding sequence GTGACGGACCGGTCGGCCTATCGGAGAAAGCGCTGGCTGCGCGGCTGTGCCGCCGCGGTGGCGCTGTCGGCCGTGCCGGTCCTGCTGTCCCCTCTTTCGGCGGACGCCGCCACCGTGCCCGTGCGTGGCGGCACCCACAAGGAATTCGGACGGCTGGTCTTCGATTGGCCGGGCAAGGTGGATTTCACAGCGTCGGTTGACGGCGGCCGGCTGGTGGTGAGCTTCACCGAACCGATCAACGCGCAACTGGACCGTCTGGTTCGGGCGCTGCCGGATTATCTGGCCGGCGGCCGGGTGGAGCCGGACGGCAAGACGCTCTCCTTCGACCTGAAACGCCCGGTTTCGCTGAAGAGCTTCCGCAACGGCAACGCCGTCGCCATCGACCTGTCCCCCGCCGCGGCGCAATCCACCGCAGCGCAACCCACTGCGGCGCAACCCGCCCCGGCACAACCCGCTGAGACGGCATCGGCCGGAACGGAACCGGCAAAGGCGGAGGCTGCCAAGCCGGTGCCGTCCGCCGGCCGGGTCCGGGTGCGGGGCGCGGACCAGCCGGACCAGAGCCGGTTGACCTTCGACTGGCCGTCGCCGGTCGGCTATTCGGTCAAGCGCGACGGGGCGGCTGTGACCGTCTTCTTCGACAAGGGCGGCAGCGCCGACCTGTCGGCAGTGGCGAAGGCGAAGCTGCGCAACATCCAGAACGTGGAATCCTTCCGTCAGCCGGACGGGGCGCTGGCGGTCACCCTGGCCGTGCCGCAGGATGCCGAGGTGAGCGACAGCGCGTCGGGCAAATCCGTGATTCTGTCGGTCGGCAATCCAGGGTCGCGGGCCGGCTTGCCGAAGACCGAAGCCATGCCGCCGGCTGCCGGATCGCAGGGAGCGATGCCGCCCCAGATTGGCCAGGGGAGCGGCCAGGGGAGCAGTCAGGCGCCCGCCACCGACGGGCCGGTCGTGGCGTCGACCACGACCAGCCGCTCGGCCACCGCCGCCAATGCGGCGACCGCGACACCCGCCGCGACACCGGCCGCCGCACCGGCGGCCAGCGCCCAACCGGCGCCTCCGGCGGTCGCAAAGGCGGCACCTGTGGCGCCCGTCGATGCGAAGGGTCAGCCGGCGGCTGGGCTCACCGGGCCGGTTCTGACCTTCGAGACCGGCGGACCGTCGTCCATCGCGGTCTATCCGCGGGCCGGCCAGCTCTATGTCGTGTTCGACCGGCCCATGCCCATCGGTGCCGGCAAGCTCAGCGGCCCCGGATCCGAGCTGATGGGAGCGGTGGAGCCGGTGCCGGCGACCGGCGGCAGCGTGTTCCGCACCAAGATCGGCCCGATGGTGTGGCCGACGGTGGAGCGGCAGGGCACCACTTGGCGCATCCTGTCCTCCGGCCGTCCCGCCAACATGGGCAGTGCCGGCGACCTGCGGGTCGAACCCGATCCCGATTTCCTGCTGGGGGCCCGGCTGCTGGTTCGTGCCCCCGATGCCGCCAACGTCGTCCAGTTCGCCGATCCCGACGTCGGCGACCGCATCCAGGTGGTGCCGCTGTCCAGCCCGGGGCAAGGCCTGCCCGAGCCGCATCGATACCCGGATCTGGAGGTCATGCCCTCCTATCAAGGTGTGGTGGTGCGGCCGATCTCCGACAATGTGACGGTTCGCGCTGTCAAAGAGGGGGTGGAACTGACCACCGCCGGCGGCCTGCACCTGTCGTCGGCCGCCGATTCCGGCAATCCGGCCGTGGCACCGCCGCCCGGTGCCATGCCCGCCCCGGCCCAGCAGTCGGCGCCGCAGCCGGTGCCGGCGCAGCTCGCCGCCGCTCCGCAGCCTGTTCCGGCGACCGGCGGTGCCTCGTCGATGGAGCCGCCGAAGGCTCAGCCGGCCCAGGCGCAAGGACGCCGCCTGTTCAATCTGCCGGCCTGGAAGCACGGCGATCTCGACAATTTCACCCAGGCGCGCCAGGACCTCCAGCTCGCCGTCGTCAATGCTCCGGAGTCGGAGCGGGCGAAGGCGCAGCTCGACCTTGCCCGTTTCTATTTCGCCAACGGTTTCGGCCAGGAGACGCTGGGCCTGCTGGACGTGCTGCAGCAGAACCAGCCGGACCTGGAGGGTTGGCCGGAATTCCGCGCTCTGCGCGGGGCCGCCCGCGTGCTGACCGGCGACCTGGAGGGCGGCGAGGCCGACCTGTCGATCCCGTCGCTGGCCAACAACCCGGAAGCCAACCTGTGGCGTGCCGCCATCGCCGCCGACCGGCGCGACTGGCCGAAGGCGATGGCCGGTTTCAAGGCGTCGGGCCAGATCCTGAACAGCTATCCGGAGCCGATGATCGGCAAGCTAGGACTGCGGGCGGCGGAGGCGGCTCTGGAGACGCGCGACACCGCCACCGCCAAACGGCTGTTCGACCGCGTGATCGAACACAGCGGCCCGGAGCAGGAGGAGAACCCGCAGACCCAGTATCTGCGCGGCCTGCTCTATGCCCAGACCGGCGAGACCGAACAGGCACGCGAGCAGCTGACCGCCGCCTACAACAGCTATGACCGGTTCTATCGCGCCAAGGCCGGGCTGGCCCTGACCAACCTGGAGCTGTCCGAAGGCAAGATGTCGCCGACTGCGGCGGCGGAACAGCTGGCCGGCCTGACCTTCACCTGGCGCGGCGACGACCTGGAGATGCAGATCCGCTCGCGCATGGGCGAGGTGCTGATCGCCGGCGGCGAATATGCCAAGGGCTTCAACACCATGAAGGAAACGGCGGCCCTGGTCGCCGACACGCCGCGGGCGGAAGCCATCACCAAGGAGATGTCGCGCATCTTCGCCGACCTGTTCAAGGATGGGGCGCAGCGTCTGCCGACGCTCGATGCGCTGCAGCTCTACGACCAGTTCCGCGAGCTGACCCCGGTGGGAGAGGCCGGCGACGAGATCATCCGGCAGTTGGCGGAGCGCCTGATCTCCATCGACCTGCTGAACCGGGCCGCCGACCTGCTGCAGCATCAGGTGGAATTCCGCCTGTCCGGTCTGGACAAGGCGCGGATCGGCACGCGGCTCGCCTCCGTCCGTTTGCTCGACAACAAGCCGGATGAGGCACTGAAGGCGCTGGAGCTGTCCAACATCGCCGGCCTGCCGGCCGATCTGGCGGCGGAACGGCGCTTGATGCAGGCCAAGGCGCTGGCCGAGCTGAATCGCGGCGACGAGGCGATGCAGCTGCTGGCTCAGGACGACAGCATCAATGCCAACCTGCTGCGCGTCGACATCGCCTGGAAGGGCCAGAAATGGGATGCCGCGGCGCTGGCGCTGAACAAGGTGATCGGACCGCCGCCATCGCCCGCCAAGCCGTTGGATCCCAACATGTCGCAGCTGGTGCTGAACCGGGCGGTGGCGCTGGCGCTGGCCGGCGACGGCAACGGGCTGAACCTGCTGAAGAAGGACTTCGAAGGGTCGATGAAGGGCGGGCCGAACGAGGACGCCTTCCGCATCCTGACCCGCCCCGAGCAGGCGATGGGCCTGATCGATGTGGGAACGATCCGCTCCCGCGTGGCGGAAGTGGATATGTTCAAGAAGTTCCTGAAGGAATACCGCGGCGGAAAACAGCCGGCGGACAAACCGACGTCCTGA